ACCACTGCGCCATGTAACTCGACTGCAAATGACATGCTGGGCAGTGTCTTACAACAAGAAGGCAATTCCTATTCAGATTTTCACTTACAGGTGCAGGACTACAGTATAAAAGCATCCAGCTTCTTAAAAAGAGGAACTGAGGAGCTCCAACAGGCCTATTTCATTCCCAGAGAGACTATACTGAGAAACCAAGCTGTAACACTCTCCCATCCTCTAGCATTTCCTCACATAATAGTAGGCATAAATTATTACAAGAAAATCTTACATGAAATGGATAAAATCTTATATGAAATGGATGGACATATCTTTGTATTAACGACAAGTATTTCAGAATTTGGAATGcaaaaatacagtgcaaaaaccaaaaagagtTCCGAAAAGTAGTTTTTACATATCAAAACCTCCCAGAATTAAAGAGAGGGATTATAAAGATAAGGTACGGTGCTAAGAAGTGGTTTGACAAGTTAATAATGGGTTATTTCCCTCGTAGAGGTTTACGCATTTCACACCAGCATTTTGCTTTATGTTGTTACAATATTTTTATggagcattatttaaaaataatatttcagtcAGAAGTCTAATTTAGAATTCATCATGTTTTACCCTAAATGGCCACTTGGAATGCTGTGAAACATGATTTGCAGCCAGAAGCACCAAGTACATAAATTCTTCCACATCAAAGGAGTAGTTTGTAAATTTTGGATGTTCTCCCAGCGTTGGGTGGTGTCCCTAGGAAAATGAAATAAGGCCTTTTAGACAGAAAAAGAATTCAGTACATCTTCCATtcaaaaagcaaggagaaaaaaaaaaaagtcgagCATCTGCcagtttaatttattatttctgatCCACTGATCTGCTCTGAGGCAAGAGAGTCAGCAAAGAAACTGCATAACAGCAACGCTACGGATGGCTTGGATTAATGgccaattaatttcatttctcttcttccctcagccATTAATATCAAATGATTTCTTACTCACAACAGGGAAGTTAATTTGGTCTAAAGAATGAAAACCATATTTCAAGTATCAGAACACAGATAGGTAAAACAAGCTAACCTTTAAATGCTTCACGTTACAGCACCCACCCTTCCAGCAGTGGCCATCCTTACCTGATCTTGAGGGAATACTTTATTCCTTTTTCGCCAAGTGATGTAGTGAATGCCTCTCAGCCTTGCCAAATCCAGGTAACAACGTTCATCTTCACAATTGTATCTAGGGGCAGGCAGAAAAGTCATATTTACCTACAGAGACTGTGCTGAAGTTTACCACggtgaaacaggaaaaaaaaccttcaggcCAAAGTGTTTGTCATCCAGTTCTAAGGCTCTGAAACCATGGACAAATTCTACTCCGCTGAAAACAACAAGGGCTGCCATCTGTTCTTAAGACATGGCCTAGGAGACAGTCTGAGGCACATCTGCATGTCAGGCATGCCCctgtccagctgcagcagctcttgGGCATGGGTTTCTGAACTTATTTGGAGACTGGACAAAATGCTCTCAAGCCAAGATTATGCTGCAAAGCACCAGCTCCACAGCCTTCCCACAGCAGAGGCTTCAAGCAGAATTTCCCAGGATGGAGAATTCAGTGCTCTTCTGAGAAGTGTGCAGCATTTTAGTTCAGTTCTATAGAACTGGATTATCTATTAACAACCATACTTTGCGACATAATTTGGCCACAAAAATCAACAGAGGTCTGGAGCACCCctcctatgcagaaaggctgagagagttggggttgttcagcctggagaagagaaggcttcagggagaccttgttgcagcctttcagtacttaaaggaggcttataagaaagatggggacagagtttttagtaatgcctgttgcgacaggacaagggggaatggctttaaactaaaggggggtagatttagactagatggaaggaagaaattttttacgctgagggtggtgaagcactggcacaggttgcccagagaggtggtggatgccccatccctggaaacattccaggtcaggctggacggggctctgagcaacctcatctagttgaagatgtccctgcccacggcaggggggttggactagatgacctttaaaggttccttccaaccaaactattccatgattctatgaaaatatgtttaaaaggaAGCTACTGGAGAAATTTAGGTAAAACAGAATGACACTCAGCTAAGCCTGGCCAGCAAGCTGGTGCTCATGTCCTGAGCATAGAAAGGTGTATATAAATAACCTTCAGGGGGATCTTTAACACCCTGGACGCACATCTTACGTAATCAATTCACCTGGATCACCAAAATACCATTAAATCTCAGACTTCCCAGGCAGAATCTGACCAGTGAGgctcttttctttgtcattttcccCAAGCAATTGTTGACCAGGCTGCATTTTACTTATACCATGGCATCTTAAGAAATCACAGGCTAAGCCTGTATGATATAGTTACACTATATTTTATAATGAAAGCTTCCTCACTTTCGCTTCCCAGAAGAGACTGCCAAAAATGAAGTCTAGACAAGGATGCAAGTCAAACATTCATAGTCAAATACTAGCAAGGGAAAGTGCTTCATTAACACATATGGACAGACATTAGCAGCTGTGGCataagagggaaaagagaaagaaacagacttACAGTTCAAAAACAACAGCCCAGTCTGGTAGAAAGAGCAAATGGGTAAGTCCAGCTCCGTGCATCCCAATGAATATATCAGAGTTGTGCGTAATTCTCAATTGCTCTGAAAATTCAAGTTCCCTGCAGACAGCACAACAAAAAATGGTGATCTGGCATGCCTATCCATCTCAGCAAGAATTAGTTACATGTAGAAAGCACAAAATTAACTTAAGGGAATACTGAAAGAGAGAATTGATTTTTCAAGGAACAATACTAAGAATCACAAATGCTGCAGCCAGCAATAACTCAGCATGGAATTAAAAGAAACGCAGACAAGTTTCAAAGCTTCACAAGAGCCTGTTccaaacatttgattttttttttttttttaacaagttaaaGTTTTtgtaagtttgggggtttttttacttgcctttaaaaaaaaaaaaacaaaccacaacataAAGGACCTAAACTGTTTTTAATGTAATGTAGAAGTACACAATTCCCACCTAAAGGTGCGGATATCCAACCTGAACTTATGCATAGGGCATCAAGCAGAAATAAGGAGAGCAGGCTTTTTTCAGCTCCTGGAACTGTCACACTCTCCCATCCTTTGACTGTAAGCTCCAAATAAAGTAAAGTATTCTCTTTAAATAACCAGGTGTTCCCTGAGCACACAAGGAAAGAATGGACTAAAGATACTTAATTGTAAGAGAAGACAGACAACTGGAAAGGGAAATTACAACAGGCTTCATTTGTGTACGAACAATTCATACATTAAAACGGAAAAGAATAACGTCCTCTCTGACCATTTGGAAGAGAGTAGAAAGACACTGGCTTAAACCGCAACAAGAAAGTTTAAACTGCTTAAACTGCTGTAATGGCAGACATCAGGGAAACCCTTCTAACTATGATGACAGCGATGCCGCAGGATAGCTGTGGAAATCTGTAATGCTGAATGGTACCACAGATGGTTTCGACAAGCACGGGAATTGTGGAAGTACCACTCGGTCATGCATTCAAGTGGGATGGTCTAGATGCCCTCTCAAGGGTATCCACCCTCTTTTCTATTATTAGACCACTCAAGTGCCTTCATTGACAGGGGAATCGGAAGCAACTCGACTTCCTtacactgcttctgctttggtcAAAACACTGATCTCTCActgctgcttcagtttctcaCTCTTCCTGCATGATCCATGACAGCACCGTTGAGTAGATCGGAGCTGCTGCCATTTGGCACACGCAAACACCATTTGGGACCTTTTTCTTCAAGCCATTTCTTACTGGCACAGTGCCTACTACATCTGGGCACCACAAATTGACCTCAAGTGGTGTCTTCAGGGGCCAAAAGAGCAGCAAATAAGCTGAGTTATTACTCATTGCTAAACTAAAGGTCATATAAAATAAGACACTAGCATCATACAAGAGAAATCCCTGTTGACCCACAGTTACTGCAGAACATTAGCAAATCCAAAAGGGCAATGGGAATACAGCTGGttttgggagaggggaggaaacagaaagaaaagtgatttCAAAACTTGCTCATCATACAGTAGCTTTAACCTGAGTCTACTAACTCTAGAGATTCATTCCTAGGTAGTGCATCATAGGATGGGAGTGCTTAACTAGCTCACCCACCACTCCCTCAGTAACATCCTTCCTTCCTTACCAGTTCTTGGATTTTGCAGAGGTTAGACATTGGGGCATATGTAGCTTGGCCTGCAAACACCTTTCACCAGCCATAGGCAGCATGAGATCACACTAGTTTCTTCTACCAACTTACGTACTTGTATTTGTAGTCTACCACTTTGACCTCCAACGTCGATACTGTTTTCAAAGCATTCACAAGCTAAGGAGGAAAATAAGACGACAATGATTTGGTGTTCTCCTTCAATTAATTCATCCCCTGCACTCCTGATCATTTTTACACACTCCTCCACCCCACCAGGGAATTACAATGAGCGAGACAGAACGTACTGTCACTGCCATATAAAGGAGCAGttcccctccttttctgccttcccaCCTAAGATACATATGTTATTCCTGGCAAAGCAACCCCTGGAGAGGAGACTCGGATCTCCTGCACTCTCACAGAGGTTACTGTTGACTTTTACATGCTCCAGGACCCAATCCTAAACCACTCAAACTAGTAGGAGTTTTGCCAGGAATAGTGGGAAAAAGTGGTTGGATTTCCAAAAGATACTCCATACCTGAAGAAGCAAATTGGTAGCTAGAAGGATTTTCAAAGATACCTTACTAGGTCAGACTCCTACTCATATGAGAAGTGAAACCAGGTTAGAGCCTGGGCTTCTAACCTAAACGGGCTTTTTCCAAGTCTCCAATCCATAGCCagcagaagagggagaaagagccaagtattttcttttacaaaagtgTAGTAAAGATAGTATTAACTTCTCCCTTTCTGTCATGTGCTCATTACCAGAAAACATACTACATGTAGCAGTGTAGGCATGCACTGTGGACAGCCTAGCAGATAAGGCACAAATCTAGCTATCTGCACTCTGTCTGTTCTGCCTCTGAGCTATTGCATCAAACAAGCCTCAGTTTCTCCCTACGTAAGGTGGGGATGACAATGCCAATTCATTTCTGTCAGGCACTAACAGCTAAGAATGAAGACAGGTATGAAAACATTAGATATTATCATTTTACCACAAGAGAAGCTACACCATAAGTCCACTAAGTTGCGTGATTTGAAAACATAAATCAGTATGAAAATTCATTAAGTTTTGAATGCACATACTCAGATAAAATAGCTTATGCATTTTAATCTGCAAGCATAACAAAGGTTTTTGTTAGAGCCTTCAACACTGGGGATGCTAGAAATAAAAGAGAtaacattaaattattttgctttcagattaTCAGAAGCTCTGCAGTGTCTGTTAAGAGGAAATGCTTTCAGTATTACATCTGTAGTCTTCCATTGGATATTTAAAAAGGGCAGCAAGGTTCAGTGTCTGGTGTACAGAAGTAGAGACTGGTTAGAAGACTTATTAGAAGAAATTAATATTAGCACTGAACATATTTGTCCAAGATTTGTCAGCAGATAGATGTCTTggctgtaccaaaaaaaaaaaaaaaaaaaatcaattcagtgAGCAAAATTTAACTTctgataaatttgttttaaaaataaaaaggaccaCACCTCATTCTGGTTTAATATTTTCCGGTAATCTGTACTGCGTGCAAGTATTGTGACTCGAATTTTCCcatcctgaaaagaaagaagcagcagtttaTTAGCTATGAGGCAGACcttacaaaaaacccccaaacaccaaACACTTTCATATTTACTTTTGGCAATTATTTGAGCAACTAAATATGTTCCCTCCCCATGTAATAGATGATGTAACCACCTTAAAATTCACATCGTATTTTCCAACAGATTAGAAGTGTCAAAAACTTTGCGAAAGtgaaacaaagaataaaacattttttgaaagatttattttattcagtacAAAAGAGCCTTTGTATAATACATTATACAGCAGTTTTtgaaagcaggaaagcagctttCAGGATGGCTTGTGCACAAgatccttggaaaaaaatattttacttctatAACAGTTCCTCCTTTTACCTCTTTAAATTAATTGGGCTCACAGGGGTAAGTGTTCCAAGTGGAATAAAGAGATTTAACTGCATGACTCCCATTAGTGTCAGCAGGAGAAGCATAACTAAATGCCTGTGCAGTGCTTTGAATGCGTGCCCCTCAGCGATAATGTGTAGGCTACTCTTTAGAAAATACTTCCAAGAAGTCCAGAACTGCCATATCCATCAATGCAGCCATTGCAACAATTTGCAAATCCTAACAGCGTGTACAACAGAGAAGCCCAGGGCCAGGCAGACAGTACTGGCCAGGGATCAGAAGGACCAGACTCAATCATTTCCTCCTCTGATCTGAGCTCAGCAGTAACTATGAGGATCGATAAAGAGCAAGCTCACTGCATTGCTCTGTGGGATCCCCTCTGCTGGTCCCAAGGACAGCACCTTGTCAGCATGCTCCAGAAGAGACCATGTACCATCTATCTTGCTTAACTAGGAAGGACACAAAGGCCTTGAGCACAGAGAACGGAGACGAGGAAGAGATCCTAGGGTTGGAAGGAAGATGTTCTGAAGTCTGTCCTATGGAAATAAGACACGAGGGCAACTTTCACAAACATAGATGAATGTTTGCTGAAGGCCTTTATAGAACAGGCTGACTtattggaaaaaaatcccaagcatcACAGGAAAGGACAAAAAGTGCACTATATGCCCTTATTCCCCACTAGGTCCAGCTTGCTAATGCTGTTTCTCTGGTAAGAGCCATCAGCTCCatattacaattttattattcAGTTATCATACCTTGGGTCCTTCTTGTGTGATATTTAATCTGTGTAACACATGCTGAGAAAATGCTCTAAATAGCCCTGTACCGTGACAGCCAgagatctgaaattaaaaaagcaattgttaatacaaaaagttattttcctcagaaaaacCTCTCTTTGTGATCAGCCTTTTGCCATTCTTGTGGAACAAAAGCCTAGTATCATGCACTGTGCTAAACATGTCACTATTCACTGCAACACAAGTGGCactttcatttagaaagaaatataacTCTCTCTACAGTGTTACAGCCTGAATGCATGAGCTAATACCACCGGGAAAGTCTGTCAATGTCTGTCAGTGTACAAGGTCTCGTGTTCTGCAAAAATACCACTAAGTTCACAGTGCCCACCCACTAAAGAGGAATAATATGCATCTCAGGAACTGTGACACAGGAGATTGCACACAACCAGTTACTATCAACCAGCTAAAGTAACTTCAAAATCCTAATCTTTAGGGAAGATCATTTCATTTGGAGTTGCATAGACTTTCAATGCAGTACATTTCATGATAGCTCAGCTAGACATTTGAGAGATTCATTAGCTCAGATTATATACTGTCACACATCTAGTTAACACAGTGGATGGATAAAAAGAACTCACCAAGGGTGTGTTATAAAACAAGCCATATCGCATTCGAGGCAGTAATGAGAAGACTGCTTCTTTAAAGCATACCTGCAAAGGAAGATCACAAGAAGTTACACTGCACTGCTACCTTCCGCTGGCACATTCCGTGCTCATTCAGTGGGGTCACTGCTTATAATGAGCTAGCAATTACATGCTCCTGTCAAGAACATCAACACTTCCTTGACTGTGCAAATGAATAGAACAAAGACAATCCTGATCCCAAAAGAGCTCTTGCTTAGGATGCTACAGATGCAAGTGTCGGAAGAGgtaaaaaacccacccccaaaacagaacaaacatgAACTAAATAGAAGAAAATCAGTTAGAGAGTTTAAAGACAGGCTTTAAGGGATTTAAGAGACTAAAATGAGCTCTGAATGAATGGGTACATTTTTTGGTAGgagtaaaaatttttttaatgatgagtAGCAGGTATATTAACAGTTGCAGGGGAAGATAAACAGCTCAGTAGGAATCAGAAGACTTAGAGAGAGTACCATTTGAAAACCCTTAACTTCAGTAGTGAGTCCTGCAGAAGTGAAACCAACAAATAAATATCACCTCTCAAAGGACACAAAAGTTAGGTCCACCTATATAAAGCAAAGACATGCCACAGAATTAGGTTACAGCTCTGTCTCTTGTTTGAAAGGTAGAATACTTATATTATGCAAATTAAACATGCATGGAAAGTATTAATGCTTTCCTCTGAAACACCCACATCCACAAGTGGCTTGAGAAGCTGTCATATTTGCTACCTAGGGACTATGagtcaaaacaaaatataaaattccGTACCCTTTTGGAATCAAAAGTTTTCAAGTGTATTATTTCATAGTCAGTAAATGCCTTCCATGTCTCACTGAACAGGTCACCATAGCCATATGAGCTctaggaggaaggggaaaaacacaAGGGCATAATGATTacataaatgcatataaaaactCTCTTCTTGATTTACAAGTTCTGTATACGAGTTTTAACACACAGTTAGTATGTGCATCACCACCATGGGACCTAAGACGGCCTAGCACAGAACACAGACACGACAGAACACCGAACCCTGCATTTACAATGGCAGTTAACTCAAATTACCTGTCAGGtagttaatttttaataaaacagttctATAAATTAGCAATCTAGACAAGTTCTTCAGCAGCAGATTAGAATTTCTGAGTTAGGAGCAAGGAGTACCTACTACTTTCCCCAGAGACAACAGAACACAAGTTAAAtttgaaataacaaaaacatTGGGATGGTAGAAGGCACAAATTTCGATTCCTGAGACTAAAAAAACCACCTGGGAATTCAAGTGCAGCAGTAATGTTTGAAGTAAAAAGTCACAACACGCCTGTTTCACATTCGCCTCTGTTTCGGGATGGTCACTTGTATCACAAATTGAAGGTAATGATCTGATCTGATGGAAGAAACAGCCAGGAAACTATGTTTTGCATTACTTTGACAAGCTACCAAGAAGTTTCTCTACAAGGCAGTATAAAACTCCCCCCCTTGCAGCAACACTCTGTGGAACCTTTTAAGAACCATCTACTCCCTACAACATTGGCCTAGCAGCAGGGGCTCTCGCCTTCAAATTTGTAACATTTCCTACACATCTGAGGGCTAAGAGTCACCATCTCTTGCTCTTTGAATGCAACTAAATATGACCTCAGTAGCCCCCGGGTACAGATTCTTGCTTAAAGTTTCCTTTCAACTCTGCAGCTGGTTCAGGCTGCTTGGAAAGTTACGTGGAAAAATTCTCAATGAGAAATTTGAGAATAAGACTGCAAATGACCACAGAAGAGAGCAGACATCTAGTGAAATGTAAAAGAATCTAAAGGGCGCCAGATTTCCTTCAGTTGAAGAGGtgcttccttccccttcttctgccATTAAGTTTTAATGAATTTTACACTCCATACTACTTTCTGGCCATCTGTATTACAAGAGCTGCTCTGCCAGATTAGAAGTAGAGAACTGATCTTCAAAGCTGTAAGTACTACTTTCTAACCCTATCTGCTCTCCTTAAAAGTGCTTTATAAACGTTGCTTTCCTGCATTTGCAGAGACAGTCTGCAAATCAACACCCAGTGGATTTCGTACtcattttctggtttgtttaaCCTACATCTAAGGGCATTACTATTTAATAAGAACAGTGCACTGATTCTACAGTTGCTAGAAAGTATGGCCAAATCTAATTACAtcaagaaaaggggaaaaaaaaaaaaaaaaagagaattaataaTAAGCTCAAGTCCACCTTTCAATCAGCATAGACAGTTCATCAGCAGTTAGTTGGTGCCATCATCTGGTTGTACACAGTAATGAACTGCAGACTGAGCAGTTAAGACTCTTAAAATGATAGTACTGTGACAGTACTTACTCTGAATGGTACATTTGAAAGAGTTATTTGATTCAACAACGCAGTATTAGAAAAACAGTTGCTTTTCAAAGTAATTTACAGTGCTGTCTGACACATCTGATCTTTTCAGAAAGTCAGAGCTGGATTAACAGGTCCCTGTATAACAGCTAGAGAGCTTGCTTATCTGGCAGGCACATTTATTTTAGCTTTCAAAATGTAAGAGAACTAGAAAAAAGGGTCCCTTCTAGCCAAAGAGGTTTCTCATTAAATAGCACGCAGGGAATATTTGCGTTTCTCTATTGAATATTAGTTGTCCTAGCAGTaaatactgagaaagaaaacccaGTATTTTACGAGAACAAGACAGGTGTGGGACAGTATCATAGTCGAGAACTGTGTTATTTCTGGACCTGATTATACATGTTATCTGGCATGTTACAAGTTGCCTAGTTTTTCATTGTTTAGTTTAACACTCTCCTACACAACTTAAGTACTGGCCAGTAAAACTAATATTACTCTTAAACACAGTCATGGTTTCAATTCAGCAGTACAGCAGAAATAGCCCCACTTAAAAACTTGTTTTATATATCATCATGGCATTCTAAGAGGTGATTGAGAGAAGTAACTGCAAGAAGGCTATTTAAAGGAATTAAGTATTAGACCCTGTTTTGATATATATAAGGATTTCATTTAGTTGTTTTCTTCATTACAGGCTGCACATTACTGATTTAGAAAGACGCAaggctgcatttctttttaaatatggaaGACACAGTTTTCAGTAAATCTACTTCGATATTCTCAGAGAAAAAAGTctacagaaaacagcatgaaatGTCCAAATACCACATATTAGAAATACAGATCATGCTAGTTTTGAGGTCACaccaaaaaaagacataattatGTACTAGCAAAAGATGAGCTATGGAGTAGTGTTCAAACAGTACATGGTTTATCGTAGAAAATCTGTTACCTAACTATTGTTCATGTGCCTGTATTAACAAGATCCAAAAACTTATCAGTTCCACACGGCTAAGCCCACAAGAAAGCTAAGGATTGGCTACTGAAAATTCAGAGTATAAAGCAGAAATACAACCCATTACAAACAGGTTAAAAGCACAGCAGACTTACAGTGTCCCACATGACTATGTTGACATCAGTACTGAAGGAATTATTAATATGCTGTGTAATATAAAGATTGACGAAATCACAGAAGTGATGGTACATATTAACACCTGAGAAAGAAAGAATTGTTAGCAAAATACATTACTCACTCCACTTTTTATCGGTTCATGCATTTTTTCCTTAGTAGTATCCTGTATTTTATGTTAGTTTTCCCCTGCTTCTGATTGAATGCTTCTTATACACCCTAAAAAAGCAAACCTTTAAAGGGAAGGAATCAAGGTAATAAATCTgaagtaaaatgtgtttttaaaagttcagagAAATTAGAAGAGTGGCCAAAACACAGCATAAGAAAAGGATAAGTTTCACATGCTATTTCTCATTACagtctgcagctgctttctgaagtaTATGAAAGCCACTACTGCTTTAACAATAGCTAGTTAGACATAAAGGGAACATTAAAACAGGCCTTCGGCACTGATCTTAGTTCTGCTTTATTAGGGTTAAGGGAAGCTCTGTCGGCAGGACTACAAGACAGAACTTGTACTTGCACATGAGCCAAAGCCCAAGTAATTCCTCAGGTTTCTTCTCAGAGCATTCTTGTTTGTTCTTGGTTTCTTAAGCTAATACCTTAAGACCACGGCGCGTAGAAAACTACCATGAAACAAAGGCGGTAACGTAGTCCAGTTTCCTTGCGAGTGAAGACCAGATGCCAGTTTTGGAACTATGTGCACACAGCCCCTCTTTCTAAGCTTCTGACCCAAAAGAGCTGCCGTGGTAGGAACTAGCTGCCAGGATTCCTATACTGCGCAAACAGCAATTTCTCCCCGCCTCCCCTAAAACAAAGGAGCTGGACAAAATCACCTCCTGAGCCACAGCTAGACCACCCTGCTCAACGGTACAAATTGACAGCACAGCAACTCTTCCATGGTAACTGTTCAGGGGCCTGCAACAACtttgcttaaaatatatattggCCTGCAGGGGAAGAGGGGCAATCCAGTTTACAGTTGCAGAATGTCACAGGGTCAGAACACAGCAGACAACTATCCAGTTTAAACCACAGCTTACCCCGCAGCAGCTTGTTTGTATGTCTATAACCTGACCACCCCCTTTCATTAACATTTGTCTGCAAAATGCTGCATGAGCAAAAAGGTTGGTGAACTTCAAAAAATGTCAGATACCACTGGCGGATTCCTAAAGATGCTTGGGTGCTGCCCCCCTCATGAATTTTGGTATAGCGTTGCACAGCATTCACCACAGTTCTCTGTGATGAGACAGCTAATTTCTTCCTGTAGTGGCTTTTCCCCTAAATTTGAAACTTTAAGATTAAAACAGGGTTGTGTttagttttgtgtgttttggcTTTTCTGGGGTGGTTGAGGGGAAGTATTTTAATCAACTAACAAAACTTATTCCCTTGAACTTTGTCTTTGAATACTGCTTCCTCTTCCATATCATCCAATACACATAGAATCCTCAATTACTGAACACATACTACAAGACATATATACCCATATCTCGTGTTTCAAGGTATGAAAACTGTCATCCAGGAACACAGTCAAAATCAAAGACGCTGTACAGAAGAGTCTTTGGCACAAAGTCAAAGACTCTGTCAAAACACAGTCAAGAGTCAACGACTGTGCAAAACAAGTGgcaggaatttttttctgatttatgtatttatttatttattatctgtgGCAAAATGTAAGGATTTAAATCTAAGTTTCCAAGTTCATCAATggaactacaggaaaaaaaggaatttaaaagtcacatcatttttcaaaaataaaaatatattacaagtGAACCTGACAATCACAAAGGCATAATGTAGATCGGCAAGTTGGATATGGGGTCTTTTTACTGCAGTACtgtaggataaaaaaaaaacccaccaaactaaACTAAAGATATCAATTACCTGCATCTAATTTCATGAAGTATGTTGGCTTTTCAATAACAACATCACACTTCTCATCTTCTAGGGGCCTGAAGTTTAATGCAGTAAATGTCTGGAGTTCTGCAAACCTACAAAGAGTCAATCACACAGAACATGCTTTGTCATTAACACACTTAAACAAATGTACTTCATACATCTAAGATTTAGTAACTGTTCATCCAGTCCATTTGATTTAACAGGACTGCTGAAAACTGAGAGAGTCTGACAATTAAAATGATTTGAAATTGTAATGGAAGGTTCTTCAGGTTATGAGCTTCAAGAGGTTAAACACTGCCTTTGATCTCAGGAGTGAACAGCATCTTTGATCTACAAATCAAGGCAGTAGAGATCTAACAAAGAGCCTTAGAGCCTAGATCTGCAGGTCTATCCAACTTGATCTGCATTGCCAAAGACACTTCAGCAAGATCTTCATGCTTTGGTCAGAATAATGAATGTAGATGCAATATTT
The genomic region above belongs to Aptenodytes patagonicus chromosome 8, bAptPat1.pri.cur, whole genome shotgun sequence and contains:
- the EOGT gene encoding EGF domain-specific O-linked N-acetylglucosamine transferase isoform X1, coding for MFMLLAFGLLLREVLANSQAENLTELKNIPEEPLYSYKAINLPDEHIPYFLHNNQHIAGICKQDSRCPYKKYLKKLRSCWGYEKSCKSDYRFSYPVCDYVETGWASDIETAQQIFWKQADFGYIQERLNEMKTHCKPAATGDSSLTCSQYLQHCRATNLYIDLRTVKRNHDRFKEDFFQKGEIGGHCTLNVQAFLAEGQRKSPLQSWFAELQTFTALNFRPLEDEKCDVVIEKPTYFMKLDAGVNMYHHFCDFVNLYITQHINNSFSTDVNIVMWDTIRSLPSICDTSDHPETEANVKQACCDFLLQTLLLHLNSQSSYGYGDLFSETWKAFTDYEIIHLKTFDSKRVCFKEAVFSLLPRMRYGLFYNTPLISGCHGTGLFRAFSQHVLHRLNITQEGPKDGKIRVTILARSTDYRKILNQNELVNALKTVSTLEVKVVDYKYKELEFSEQLRITHNSDIFIGMHGAGLTHLLFLPDWAVVFELYNCEDERCYLDLARLRGIHYITWRKRNKVFPQDQGHHPTLGEHPKFTNYSFDVEEFMYLVLLAANHVSQHSKWPFRVKHDEF
- the EOGT gene encoding EGF domain-specific O-linked N-acetylglucosamine transferase isoform X2: MFMLLAFGLLLREVLANSQAENLTELKNIPEEPLYSYKAINLPDEHIPYFLHNNQHIAGICKQDSRCPYKKYLKKLRSCWGYEKSCKSDYRFSYPVCDYVETGWASDIETAQQIFWKQADFGYIQERLNEMKTHCKPAATGDSSLTCSQYLQHCRATNLYIDLRTVKRNHDRFKEDFFQKGEIGGHCTLNVQAFLAEGQRKSPLQSWFAELQTFTALNFRPLEDEKCDVVIEKPTYFMKLDAGVNMYHHFCDFVNLYITQHINNSFSTDVNIVMWDTSSYGYGDLFSETWKAFTDYEIIHLKTFDSKRVCFKEAVFSLLPRMRYGLFYNTPLISGCHGTGLFRAFSQHVLHRLNITQEGPKDGKIRVTILARSTDYRKILNQNELVNALKTVSTLEVKVVDYKYKELEFSEQLRITHNSDIFIGMHGAGLTHLLFLPDWAVVFELYNCEDERCYLDLARLRGIHYITWRKRNKVFPQDQGHHPTLGEHPKFTNYSFDVEEFMYLVLLAANHVSQHSKWPFRVKHDEF